In a genomic window of Pseudomonas mohnii:
- a CDS encoding thiolase family protein: MTMAPERQAIISGIGQSAVGRRLGRSGLDLTLEAILAALEDAGLDRKDIDGVASWPGYRADMPAFSPVSIGQVKESLGLELSWYSAGNEATQMSALINACMAVASGQARHVICFRTVTESSALATGVRSSSVGGEGRVSGFGEFQVPFQAASAANWVGLVASRYFHEFGATREQLAAVALNARRNAALNPKAVYREPLSMEQYLASRMVSTPLCLYDCDVPVDGSTVLIVSHRDTAQDLRSRPVNIESICGPFTGRDAWDQMGDLTRYCAEEAGRRLWQRTDYKPADVKVAALYDGFSFLSLLWLEGLGFCGRGEAAAFVEGGHRIALDGQLPMATHGGQLSAGRLHGLGHVHEAVVQLRGEGGARQVPGQPRLAVASNGGGPLAGAVLLSSE, encoded by the coding sequence ATGACCATGGCTCCAGAGCGCCAAGCGATCATCTCCGGCATCGGGCAATCGGCAGTGGGTCGCAGGCTGGGACGTAGTGGCCTGGACCTGACGCTGGAAGCCATATTGGCGGCCCTTGAGGATGCCGGCCTGGACCGCAAGGACATCGATGGTGTTGCCAGCTGGCCGGGCTACCGTGCCGATATGCCGGCTTTTTCCCCGGTGTCCATTGGTCAGGTCAAGGAATCGCTGGGGCTGGAGCTGAGTTGGTACAGTGCCGGTAACGAAGCGACGCAGATGAGCGCCTTGATCAACGCCTGTATGGCTGTCGCTTCGGGTCAGGCCAGGCACGTCATCTGTTTTCGCACCGTGACTGAATCCAGCGCATTGGCCACAGGTGTGCGCTCAAGCTCCGTAGGAGGAGAAGGGCGTGTATCGGGCTTTGGCGAATTCCAGGTGCCGTTTCAGGCGGCGTCGGCCGCCAACTGGGTGGGGCTGGTTGCCAGCCGTTACTTCCATGAGTTTGGCGCGACCCGCGAGCAGCTGGCGGCGGTTGCACTCAATGCCCGACGCAATGCGGCGCTCAATCCCAAGGCGGTCTATCGCGAGCCGCTGAGCATGGAGCAGTATCTGGCATCGCGCATGGTGTCGACGCCGCTTTGCCTGTACGACTGCGACGTGCCGGTGGATGGCTCGACGGTGCTGATCGTTTCTCACCGTGATACAGCGCAGGACTTGCGCTCGCGGCCGGTCAACATCGAATCAATCTGCGGCCCGTTCACCGGTCGCGACGCTTGGGATCAGATGGGCGATCTGACGCGCTATTGCGCCGAAGAGGCCGGTCGGCGGCTTTGGCAGCGTACCGATTACAAGCCTGCCGACGTGAAGGTTGCCGCGCTGTATGACGGCTTCAGTTTCCTCAGTCTGCTTTGGCTCGAGGGGCTGGGCTTCTGTGGGCGCGGTGAGGCGGCGGCGTTCGTCGAAGGCGGTCACCGTATTGCCCTGGACGGCCAATTGCCAATGGCCACCCACGGCGGCCAACTGTCGGCCGGACGTCTTCATGGGCTCGGCCATGTGCATGAGGCGGTGGTCCAGTTGCGCGGCGAAGGCGGGGCCCGACAAGTACCGGGTCAACCGCGCCTGGCGGTGGCGAGTAATGGTGGTGGCCCATTGGCCGGGGCCGTGTTGCTGTCCAGCGAGTAA
- a CDS encoding AMP-binding protein, which produces MAAREPGWSTDQLDTINAVLQRATEKYGDRQFMDFLGDTYSFTDINQAACRLANGLSKLGVKKGQTVVTLLDNSADAVFIWFAINKLGAVSVPVNTALKGEFLRHQVGDAGAAVVIAESDYADRVASIADKLPELTTLVHRGAVPTVSIKQTLLAWNDLLSDDASEPDVQVMPHDLAMLIYTGGTTGPSKGCMVSHNYTCSLARQMLVITNRQEDTITWSPLPLFHLNAVATTVVSNMMVGARIAIYPRFSVSNFWPQIERTGANDVQLLAAMMPMLAGAPDNESSLRCRGQVKAVWGAPFPEAVQQQWKERFGVTHTVCGGFGLTECSLPSILPFGTVGKPGSSGLRNTEDFDVRIVDDNDVELPPNTPGEIIVRPRKPNVMFDGYWKRPEDTLKVMRNMWFHTGDIGKFDEDDFFYFVDRKKDYLRRRGENISSFEVESAFLQHETVDEVAAHAVLSDLGEDELKVTITLKPGNALSEEELCRWAADQMPYYAVPRYIEYRSALPKSPLGRIYKFQLRDEGVTATTWDREKSGLKLAKR; this is translated from the coding sequence ATGGCAGCACGTGAACCCGGCTGGAGCACTGACCAGCTAGACACCATCAACGCCGTCTTGCAGCGCGCTACCGAGAAATATGGCGACCGCCAGTTCATGGACTTTCTTGGCGACACCTACAGCTTTACCGATATCAACCAGGCCGCCTGTCGCCTGGCCAATGGCTTGAGCAAGCTGGGGGTCAAGAAAGGCCAGACCGTGGTAACGCTGCTGGACAACTCTGCCGATGCCGTCTTTATCTGGTTTGCCATCAATAAGCTCGGTGCCGTCAGTGTGCCGGTCAACACGGCACTCAAAGGTGAGTTCCTGCGCCATCAAGTGGGTGATGCCGGCGCCGCCGTGGTCATTGCCGAGAGTGACTATGCCGATCGGGTCGCATCCATTGCCGACAAACTGCCTGAACTGACCACTCTGGTTCACCGCGGTGCCGTACCGACCGTCAGCATCAAGCAGACACTGCTGGCCTGGAATGACCTGCTCAGCGACGACGCCAGCGAGCCGGACGTGCAAGTCATGCCCCATGACCTGGCCATGCTGATCTACACCGGCGGCACCACCGGCCCTTCCAAGGGCTGCATGGTCAGCCACAACTATACCTGCAGCCTGGCGCGGCAAATGCTGGTGATTACAAATCGCCAGGAAGACACCATTACCTGGTCGCCGCTGCCACTGTTCCACCTCAATGCGGTGGCCACTACGGTCGTTTCCAACATGATGGTCGGTGCCCGCATCGCCATTTACCCACGCTTCTCGGTGTCCAATTTCTGGCCGCAGATCGAACGTACCGGCGCCAACGATGTGCAATTGCTCGCCGCGATGATGCCCATGCTGGCAGGCGCACCGGACAACGAATCCAGCCTGCGCTGCCGCGGCCAGGTCAAGGCCGTCTGGGGCGCGCCGTTCCCAGAGGCTGTGCAGCAACAGTGGAAGGAACGATTCGGTGTCACCCACACCGTCTGCGGCGGCTTTGGTCTCACCGAGTGCTCGCTGCCGAGCATTCTGCCGTTCGGTACGGTTGGCAAGCCGGGCAGTTCCGGCCTGCGCAACACCGAAGACTTCGACGTGCGCATCGTCGACGACAACGATGTCGAGCTACCGCCTAACACACCCGGTGAAATCATTGTTCGCCCCCGCAAACCCAACGTCATGTTCGATGGCTACTGGAAGCGTCCGGAAGACACGCTCAAAGTCATGCGCAACATGTGGTTCCACACCGGCGATATCGGCAAGTTCGACGAGGATGACTTCTTCTATTTCGTCGATCGCAAGAAAGACTATCTGCGTCGTCGCGGCGAGAACATCTCCAGCTTTGAAGTGGAAAGTGCCTTCCTGCAGCACGAAACGGTCGACGAGGTGGCCGCTCACGCCGTGCTCTCAGACCTGGGCGAGGATGAACTGAAGGTCACCATTACCCTCAAGCCAGGCAACGCGCTGAGCGAAGAAGAGCTGTGCCGCTGGGCCGCCGACCAGATGCCCTACTACGCGGTACCGCGCTACATCGAGTACCGCTCGGCGCTGCCGAAAAGCCCGCTGGGACGCATCTACAAGTTCCAGCTGCGCGATGAAGGCGTGACCGCCACCACGTGGGACCGGGAAAAGTCCGGTCTGAAACTGGCCAAACGCTAA
- a CDS encoding thiolase, whose translation MERFPRGQVAIVGAATYGMGESPGMRSLDLAAKAAVLALKDANVSLQEVDALFVCTPDDALSGLSAAEYLGIQPRFTENNRTGGSAFHSHVIAATLMLESGYCDTALIIYGSNQRTASGGLVSMRLPSPYEKPYKPLTPLSSYALAAARHMHQYGTTREHLAEVAVAARKWAQLNPDAFVRDELTIEDCLKARMVSDPLSVRDCCLVTDGAAAIVLTRSDRARDLQARPVYLLGGAAATWYSGVDQSQDLTVTAARESGQRAYALAGVTPADIDVVQLYDAFTINTLLFLEDLGFCPKGEGGHFVSGGNIAPGGSLPVNTNGGGLSCCHPGMYGLFTIVESCMQLRGEAGQRQVANARLALAHANGGTLSSQATLILGTAETL comes from the coding sequence ATGGAGCGTTTTCCTCGAGGGCAGGTGGCAATCGTCGGCGCTGCCACCTATGGCATGGGTGAGTCCCCGGGCATGCGATCGCTGGACCTGGCCGCCAAGGCCGCCGTCTTGGCACTCAAGGATGCCAACGTCAGCCTGCAGGAGGTCGATGCACTGTTTGTCTGCACACCAGATGACGCATTGTCAGGTTTGAGCGCAGCGGAATACCTCGGCATCCAGCCACGCTTTACAGAAAACAACCGCACCGGGGGCTCAGCCTTTCATTCCCATGTGATCGCGGCCACCCTGATGCTCGAAAGCGGCTATTGCGACACGGCATTGATCATTTACGGCAGTAACCAACGCACGGCATCCGGCGGGCTGGTTTCAATGCGCTTGCCGTCGCCTTACGAGAAGCCGTACAAGCCGCTGACGCCGCTTTCGTCCTATGCACTGGCTGCCGCGCGCCACATGCACCAGTACGGCACGACCCGTGAGCATCTGGCCGAGGTCGCCGTGGCGGCGCGCAAGTGGGCCCAGCTCAACCCGGACGCCTTTGTCAGGGATGAACTGACCATCGAAGACTGCTTGAAAGCACGGATGGTTTCCGATCCGTTGAGCGTGCGTGACTGCTGCCTGGTCACCGACGGTGCAGCGGCGATTGTGCTGACTCGCTCCGACCGCGCCCGTGACCTGCAGGCACGTCCGGTGTACCTGCTCGGTGGTGCAGCGGCGACCTGGTATTCGGGTGTCGACCAGTCGCAGGACCTTACCGTGACGGCTGCGCGTGAATCGGGCCAGCGTGCCTACGCACTGGCCGGTGTCACCCCGGCGGATATCGACGTGGTGCAGCTGTATGACGCCTTCACCATCAATACCCTGCTGTTTCTCGAAGACCTCGGGTTTTGCCCGAAAGGCGAGGGCGGTCACTTCGTGTCGGGCGGCAACATCGCCCCGGGTGGTTCATTGCCGGTCAACACCAATGGCGGTGGTTTGTCGTGCTGCCATCCTGGCATGTACGGGTTGTTCACCATTGTCGAATCCTGCATGCAGCTACGGGGTGAGGCTGGCCAGCGTCAGGTCGCCAATGCCCGTTTGGCGCTGGCACACGCCAACGGCGGCACGCTTTCCAGCCAGGCCACGTTGATCCTCGGCACAGCTGAAACTCTTTGA
- a CDS encoding MaoC/PaaZ C-terminal domain-containing protein — translation MAIDYYKLLDLQIPDTQQSYTHKDSILYALSLGYGSDPLDAHQLPLVYEAELRAVPTMGVVLAHPGYWPRTLNTGLDWVRIVHAEQGLVLHKPLPAEARVIGKSRVVDIIDKGADKGALITYERRILEADSGEPLCTISQTMLARGDGGFGGPQRSAPAPHTVPERAPEHIIDLVTAENMALLYRLNGDWNPLHADPQVAAKAGFQRPILHGLATWGLAGRAIMQAVCAFDGRQIASIFGRFTAPAYPGETFRTEIWVDGPVISFRVRSVERDVVVINNGRAELRG, via the coding sequence ATGGCCATCGATTACTACAAACTGCTTGATCTGCAGATTCCCGATACACAGCAGAGTTACACCCACAAGGACAGTATTCTGTACGCCCTCAGCCTGGGTTACGGCAGTGACCCGCTGGACGCCCATCAGCTGCCCCTGGTGTATGAGGCCGAGTTGCGAGCAGTACCCACAATGGGCGTGGTGCTCGCACACCCCGGCTATTGGCCGCGCACCCTCAACACAGGGCTTGATTGGGTGCGCATCGTGCATGCCGAGCAAGGCCTGGTCTTGCACAAACCATTGCCCGCCGAAGCCCGGGTTATCGGCAAATCCCGGGTCGTCGACATCATCGACAAGGGTGCGGACAAGGGCGCGTTGATCACCTATGAGCGACGCATTCTGGAAGCCGACAGCGGCGAGCCACTGTGCACCATCAGCCAGACCATGCTGGCACGCGGCGACGGCGGCTTCGGCGGTCCGCAACGCAGTGCCCCGGCGCCCCACACCGTGCCCGAGCGTGCCCCCGAACACATTATCGATCTGGTGACTGCCGAAAACATGGCGCTGCTCTATCGCTTGAATGGCGACTGGAACCCTTTGCACGCCGATCCACAGGTGGCCGCCAAAGCCGGTTTTCAAAGGCCGATCTTGCATGGATTGGCGACCTGGGGTCTGGCGGGGCGCGCGATCATGCAAGCGGTGTGTGCATTCGATGGTCGTCAGATTGCGTCCATCTTCGGGCGCTTTACCGCTCCGGCCTACCCCGGTGAAACCTTCCGCACGGAAATCTGGGTCGATGGCCCGGTCATCTCCTTCCGGGTTCGCAGTGTTGAACGCGATGTAGTGGTCATCAATAACGGTCGAGCCGAACTCAGAGGCTGA
- a CDS encoding alpha/beta fold hydrolase, giving the protein MSEIPQQKADESPAPPAWFKWALEHPGRSQYIEANGSRLHLLSWNFEARDKPVLLFVHGFRGHAHWWDFIAPFFAERYRVIALDLSGMGDSAHRASYGPHTLAEDVIAVAEWLDTPRLIAIGHSYGGSRVLRACADRPELFERLIIIDSYVVFSDQEAVKEPAKIRGDREYPDVESAVARFRLLPQQPDAMPCLVEHVARHSVRATATGVRWKFDVNLPPGGAREGDGEQLLSRIKRPVAYVFGERSVVVSPAMAHRIVNHLTDACGPIAIPDGHHHLMFDQPIALISTLRALLA; this is encoded by the coding sequence ATGAGCGAGATCCCACAGCAAAAAGCCGATGAATCCCCGGCACCTCCCGCCTGGTTCAAATGGGCACTGGAGCACCCTGGTCGTTCGCAATACATCGAAGCCAACGGCAGCCGCCTGCACCTGTTGTCCTGGAACTTCGAGGCGCGCGACAAGCCCGTTCTGTTGTTCGTCCACGGCTTTCGCGGACATGCCCATTGGTGGGATTTCATCGCACCGTTCTTCGCCGAACGGTACCGGGTCATCGCCCTGGATCTATCGGGGATGGGCGACAGCGCCCACCGCGCCAGCTACGGCCCACATACCCTGGCCGAAGATGTCATTGCCGTCGCCGAGTGGCTGGACACTCCGCGCTTGATTGCCATCGGCCATAGCTATGGCGGATCCCGAGTACTACGCGCTTGTGCCGATCGGCCGGAGCTGTTCGAGCGGCTGATCATCATTGACAGCTACGTGGTGTTTTCCGATCAGGAGGCGGTCAAGGAGCCTGCGAAAATTCGCGGTGACCGTGAATACCCGGACGTTGAAAGCGCCGTTGCACGTTTCCGGCTGCTACCGCAGCAGCCCGACGCAATGCCCTGCCTGGTAGAACATGTGGCCAGGCACTCAGTGCGCGCGACGGCCACCGGCGTGCGCTGGAAGTTCGACGTCAATCTGCCGCCCGGTGGTGCGCGCGAAGGCGACGGCGAACAACTCCTGTCCAGAATCAAGCGCCCCGTCGCGTACGTGTTCGGTGAACGCAGTGTCGTCGTTTCCCCAGCCATGGCCCACCGCATCGTCAACCACCTCACCGATGCCTGCGGCCCCATCGCCATACCCGACGGGCACCACCACTTGATGTTCGACCAGCCCATCGCATTGATCAGCACGCTGCGCGCGCTGCTTGCCTGA
- a CDS encoding SDR family NAD(P)-dependent oxidoreductase — protein sequence MTPIDIRLDSKVALITAGANGIGAGIALNLARFGARVAIADIDRVSGEQLVRTIEAAGGQALFLETDVNHTEQITATVARTAEHFGRLDILVNNAGGVRNGSFLEQSERSWRRHIDFNFISMLTATQAAAKVMVEAGQGGTIINIASSEGLRAAPGFAVYAACKAGMISFSRSMALELSGHGIRVHALAPDMIMTDGLRPYMEAGGEAGKAARDRYIPLGRTGSTDELAGVVVFLVSNMASYVTGLTVPVDGGAIASSGWTRSPTTGEWNLYHA from the coding sequence ATGACACCCATTGACATTCGTCTGGACAGCAAAGTCGCCCTGATTACCGCTGGCGCCAATGGTATCGGCGCCGGCATTGCCCTGAACCTGGCCCGCTTCGGAGCCCGCGTGGCCATCGCCGACATCGACCGGGTCAGCGGCGAACAGTTGGTGCGCACCATCGAGGCAGCAGGCGGCCAGGCGCTGTTCCTGGAAACCGACGTCAACCACACGGAGCAAATCACGGCCACCGTGGCACGGACCGCCGAGCATTTCGGCCGCCTCGATATCCTGGTCAATAACGCCGGTGGCGTGCGCAACGGCAGTTTTCTGGAGCAAAGCGAGCGCAGCTGGCGGCGTCATATCGACTTCAATTTCATCAGCATGCTGACAGCCACCCAGGCAGCCGCGAAGGTGATGGTTGAAGCCGGCCAGGGCGGCACCATCATCAATATCGCCAGCAGCGAAGGCCTGCGCGCAGCGCCGGGGTTTGCCGTCTACGCCGCTTGCAAGGCCGGCATGATCAGTTTCAGCCGTTCGATGGCGCTGGAGCTTTCCGGGCATGGCATTCGCGTGCATGCACTGGCGCCGGACATGATCATGACCGACGGTTTGAGGCCCTATATGGAAGCCGGCGGCGAAGCGGGCAAAGCCGCCCGCGATCGTTACATCCCGCTTGGGCGCACCGGATCGACCGATGAGTTGGCGGGCGTTGTGGTGTTTCTGGTGTCGAACATGGCGTCCTATGTCACCGGCTTGACCGTGCCGGTGGATGGCGGTGCCATCGCCTCCAGTGGCTGGACGCGGTCGCCCACCACCGGCGAATGGAACCTCTACCACGCTTGA
- a CDS encoding alpha/beta fold hydrolase has product MQPTPVWFTGGAGNRLAADVSGPQDGPPVLLMHGGGQTRHSWSRAHWTLAEAGYRVISLDARGHGQSDWIENGDYGPQSQVEDLLAVIDTLGVAPALVGASMGGVNSLLACAADPRLASCLILVDVTPRLELAGVDHIIEFMTGNADGFTSLEHAAQAVSAYNPHRQQKTDTRGLEKNLRLRDDGRWYWHWDPRFMAGDHRQKVARIAQRMKDAAGKIGIPTLLVRGQQSDVVSPEGAQELQAMIPHMTFVDVEGAGHMVAGDKNDLFNAAIIEFLQRHYPAH; this is encoded by the coding sequence ATGCAACCTACACCTGTCTGGTTCACGGGCGGTGCCGGCAATCGCCTGGCCGCTGATGTTTCTGGCCCGCAGGATGGTCCGCCAGTCCTGCTGATGCATGGTGGCGGTCAGACTCGCCACTCCTGGTCACGGGCACACTGGACACTGGCCGAAGCAGGCTACCGGGTGATCTCCCTCGACGCCCGGGGCCATGGGCAATCGGACTGGATCGAAAACGGCGATTACGGCCCGCAATCCCAGGTCGAGGATCTGCTGGCCGTTATCGATACGCTGGGAGTGGCACCTGCACTGGTGGGGGCGTCGATGGGCGGGGTCAACTCATTGCTGGCCTGTGCGGCAGACCCGCGGTTGGCTTCTTGTCTGATTCTGGTCGACGTAACCCCACGCCTGGAGCTTGCGGGCGTGGATCACATTATCGAGTTCATGACCGGTAACGCTGATGGCTTTACCTCGCTGGAGCACGCGGCCCAGGCCGTCAGTGCCTACAACCCTCATCGCCAGCAAAAGACCGATACCCGTGGACTGGAGAAAAACCTCAGGCTGCGTGACGACGGACGCTGGTACTGGCACTGGGACCCGCGCTTCATGGCTGGAGACCACCGCCAAAAAGTTGCACGCATTGCTCAACGAATGAAGGACGCCGCCGGCAAGATCGGCATTCCGACCTTACTGGTTCGTGGCCAGCAGAGCGACGTGGTCAGCCCCGAGGGTGCACAAGAGCTGCAGGCAATGATTCCCCACATGACCTTCGTCGACGTGGAAGGCGCAGGTCATATGGTTGCTGGCGACAAGAACGACCTGTTCAATGCCGCCATTATCGAGTTCCTCCAACGCCACTACCCGGCACACTAG
- a CDS encoding enoyl-CoA hydratase-related protein, translating to MSTTVTGTPMQHVHTEIRDRVAVVTLDRAPVNALDSVAIRELTATFNALARSTEASVIVLMAPGDRLFCAGIDLNDSARRHARTPAEGDTTLDLLDPGAVVRECFWSILDCPLPVIAAVNGKAIGAGLVLVACCDLIIASENATFSVPEIKVGVLGGARHLQRLVGPFKTRKMFFTGEAVPAQEFYRLGAVEEVVAPEKLMDAALGLAASIARNSPIGLRLGKESLTRVEDLGLKEGYRIEQDYTGRVTRYNDSTEARRAQMEKRDPNWTWS from the coding sequence ATGAGCACGACTGTCACAGGCACGCCAATGCAACATGTGCACACCGAAATCCGCGATCGGGTCGCTGTCGTGACCCTTGACCGTGCGCCGGTCAATGCGCTCGATTCGGTAGCCATCCGTGAGCTGACCGCCACTTTCAATGCCTTGGCACGGTCTACCGAAGCCAGTGTGATTGTGTTGATGGCACCCGGCGACCGGCTGTTTTGTGCCGGGATCGACCTCAATGATTCCGCACGGCGGCATGCCCGAACACCCGCCGAGGGCGACACTACCCTCGATCTGCTCGATCCGGGTGCGGTCGTACGCGAATGCTTCTGGTCCATTCTCGATTGTCCGCTGCCGGTCATCGCGGCGGTCAATGGCAAGGCCATTGGTGCCGGGCTGGTGCTGGTGGCGTGCTGCGATCTGATTATCGCGTCAGAGAACGCCACCTTCTCCGTTCCGGAAATCAAGGTCGGCGTGCTCGGTGGTGCGAGGCACCTCCAGCGGCTGGTCGGGCCGTTCAAGACGCGCAAGATGTTTTTCACCGGTGAGGCGGTTCCGGCACAAGAGTTCTATAGATTGGGTGCTGTCGAGGAGGTCGTCGCGCCGGAGAAGTTGATGGACGCAGCCCTGGGCCTGGCCGCCAGTATCGCTCGCAACAGTCCGATTGGTTTGCGTCTGGGCAAGGAATCGCTGACACGGGTCGAGGACCTGGGGCTCAAGGAAGGTTATCGTATCGAGCAGGATTACACGGGCCGGGTGACGCGCTACAACGATTCCACCGAAGCGCGCCGTGCCCAAATGGAAAAGCGCGATCCCAACTGGACCTGGAGCTGA
- a CDS encoding dihydrodipicolinate reductase, whose translation MKKLRVIVCYTGGVGRQIIRLLKGHPGMELAGVLVHDQKKEGVDAGLLSGIEAMGITATCNLEKLLAVPADCALWHGKSWSPDIVERFLRRGINVYSGIGGWYLQGEPELAALEDACQAGNTTLVAGGNIPGLISDVLPLFVSGYAGRVTSIRAWQRGYNAHYPSAVQLSQGCGFGIPVQQQTSGAMVDDLWLWGMRQSARMVADGLGLVLDDVKITNKEYALAPEDMVLQASGLHIPAGTPAGVRWTFTAFSDGRPFLEIVNEQVARLALGPGWRQRADEPNWRVEIEGSPRICCELSAQAGEDGTDHAAALNAARAVNFVPGVVAAAPGCRSILDLPAPHATHFAFR comes from the coding sequence GTGAAAAAACTTCGGGTTATCGTCTGTTATACCGGCGGCGTCGGCCGTCAAATCATCCGCCTTCTCAAGGGGCATCCCGGGATGGAGCTTGCCGGTGTGCTCGTCCATGACCAAAAGAAGGAGGGCGTCGATGCAGGCCTCCTGAGCGGCATCGAGGCCATGGGCATTACGGCGACATGCAATCTGGAAAAGCTGCTCGCCGTGCCGGCCGATTGTGCGTTATGGCACGGTAAATCGTGGAGCCCCGATATTGTGGAGCGTTTCCTGCGCCGCGGTATCAATGTGTATTCCGGTATTGGCGGTTGGTACCTGCAGGGAGAACCGGAACTTGCGGCACTGGAAGACGCTTGCCAGGCGGGTAACACCACGCTGGTTGCCGGGGGCAATATCCCCGGTTTGATCAGTGATGTGTTGCCCTTGTTCGTTTCCGGCTACGCCGGCCGGGTCACGTCGATCCGGGCCTGGCAACGGGGCTACAACGCCCACTATCCGTCCGCCGTGCAATTGAGTCAGGGTTGCGGATTCGGTATTCCAGTGCAGCAGCAAACGAGCGGCGCCATGGTGGACGACCTATGGCTGTGGGGCATGCGTCAATCCGCTCGCATGGTGGCCGACGGCCTGGGGCTGGTATTGGATGATGTGAAAATCACCAACAAGGAATACGCGCTGGCCCCGGAGGACATGGTGCTCCAGGCCAGTGGACTGCACATTCCCGCTGGAACCCCGGCCGGGGTGAGATGGACCTTCACCGCCTTTTCCGACGGCCGTCCTTTCCTTGAGATCGTGAACGAGCAGGTTGCCCGTCTGGCGCTCGGCCCGGGCTGGCGGCAGCGGGCGGACGAACCCAACTGGCGGGTCGAGATTGAGGGGTCACCTCGCATCTGCTGTGAGCTCTCGGCTCAGGCGGGCGAGGATGGCACGGATCACGCTGCAGCGCTGAACGCCGCGCGGGCGGTCAACTTCGTGCCGGGGGTCGTGGCAGCGGCACCCGGCTGTCGCTCCATCCTCGATCTGCCGGCGCCACACGCCACGCACTTTGCGTTTCGCTGA
- a CDS encoding acyl-CoA thioesterase, translated as MNLSDVVQARLWNQQVLADLLCLTEQGPLVFTGDVHDANLNGRVFGGQLLAQAFLAARDCCPDKQPATLHCLFLQGALPTLPIAYQVTPLQEGKRFASFHVSGMQQARRVIDAQVSFQVPIEGFFHAEAPPQVPDPEELPKMSQLRHGGRADWGRFEKSCAQLRIVEPQRYLCQPSSEPSLVFWVKLHERLPEDDAVQAAGLAYLSDFWVNSAAILHHVALVEARDRLFIASLNHSLWFHRPCRADQWLLFVCDSPSLQSGRALSNVRIYDQQRQFVASIAQDCLMGERD; from the coding sequence ATGAATCTGTCTGATGTTGTGCAAGCCCGGCTCTGGAATCAGCAGGTCTTGGCGGACCTGCTGTGTCTCACTGAACAAGGTCCGCTGGTTTTTACCGGTGACGTTCACGATGCCAACCTCAATGGCCGCGTTTTTGGTGGGCAACTGTTGGCGCAGGCCTTTCTGGCGGCCCGGGACTGTTGCCCGGACAAGCAACCTGCGACGCTGCATTGTCTGTTTTTGCAAGGTGCGTTGCCGACGCTGCCGATTGCCTATCAGGTGACGCCGCTGCAGGAGGGTAAGCGCTTTGCCAGCTTTCATGTCAGTGGGATGCAACAGGCGCGGCGCGTGATCGATGCCCAGGTCAGCTTTCAGGTGCCCATTGAAGGCTTCTTTCATGCCGAGGCGCCGCCGCAAGTGCCGGACCCTGAAGAGTTGCCCAAGATGTCTCAGTTGCGTCATGGCGGCCGGGCGGACTGGGGACGGTTTGAAAAAAGCTGCGCGCAATTGCGCATTGTCGAACCGCAGCGCTACCTGTGCCAGCCTTCCAGTGAACCGAGCCTGGTCTTTTGGGTAAAGCTGCACGAACGCTTGCCCGAAGATGATGCAGTGCAGGCGGCTGGACTGGCCTATCTCAGCGACTTTTGGGTCAATAGCGCAGCGATACTGCACCATGTTGCCCTGGTCGAGGCGCGTGACCGTCTGTTTATCGCCAGCCTTAATCATTCCCTCTGGTTTCATCGCCCTTGCCGCGCCGATCAGTGGCTGTTGTTCGTCTGTGACAGCCCCAGCCTGCAATCGGGGCGTGCCTTGTCCAATGTGCGGATCTATGACCAGCAACGACAATTCGTGGCGTCGATTGCACAGGATTGCCTGATGGGCGAGCGCGATTGA